In Topomyia yanbarensis strain Yona2022 chromosome 2, ASM3024719v1, whole genome shotgun sequence, one DNA window encodes the following:
- the LOC131686082 gene encoding aminopeptidase N isoform X3, giving the protein MCNKKMKQHHEMDTSGYINEGGQLKSKNGQKYIINRSPRGKYIPTWCWYFTIFLLTVLTLLSTILLVLLINQQRFCSSEYGQSNGNTSTLAKGSIFNSLSSNGHDRTGVGNSKKCTHDPRLNTHSASATHTLNEDYIDDDGARFTADIDEQDIITRNSGWSPFHYKLTIEPNFERSVNNGTVIITIHRDLSEDKKLLPIVLDINKIEILASQVLDHNNQDIAYDAFYGKNNLSYNIDIKERSRNLQNVTVIFDFESKLSDTLQGFYKGYFVDEETGKKSWFASTQFSPIDARRAFPCFDSPDMKATFEISLVHSAEQKMFLSNTDHIRTTISRPGYLKEDFEVTPRMSTYLVAFIVSDLKLVQRSQGFTPQINIWSRPEVGRMTSYVHRLVVKILPYLERYFDMKFNMKKIDMVAVPDFGFSAMENWGLITFRESAFLVPEDNNRSSSARHKERVASVVAHELAHQWFGNLVTPSWWNDLWLKEGFATYMSYECLNFAEKKWHIFESFVQNELQKAFQKDSDRSSHPISFPVNHGSDIRRIFDPITYSKGASIIRMMSSFLGKETFKAGIMQYLKQYQYGNADQEDLWEILTTYGHTHKTLPNTLDVKQIMDTWTLQPGYPVITAERIGERFLRISQQRFMLPTRDETDETRWYVPITIVTESSLKNTIPSFWLSYDNASIEVEIDTDPADYFYLNFDRTGYYRVNYDYASWKRLTHNFPHLPPLTRSQLVDDAFNLARAEFIQYDIPLTLIIILSRYPFDIPAWSSLSKGLVFLDDMMAREVAYESFLAVMRSVLRKSFEELGFEDNPQDDHLQVMHRERIVGLSCKFGIDKCSVRAQTLFRRWMTDYSDNQIPPNLKQVIYCTSLRDGGVPEWNFAYKRYKETDSASEKELILNALGCTVKPWLLSKYLNMTLDSSSGILKQDGARAFQAVAKNYAGNDIAFNFLYENIEQIAKYFGDGFSTLTKMIDSVSYLMNQKHHKEQFDRFARKTRKLGLKTIEKSIHLAEEQILNNIYWRSRSYYKLQEFLNQLIQDLHMNMY; this is encoded by the exons tgtgtaacaaaaaaatgaagcaACACCACGAGATGGATACTTCTGGATACATAAATGAAG GaggtcaactgaaatccaaaaatGGGCAAAAATACATCATCAACCGATCCCCGCGTGGCAAGTATATCCCGACCTGGTGCTGGTACTTCACTATATTTTTACTCACAGTGCTGACGTTACTGTCGACAATTTTATTAGTGCTATTGATTAATCAACAACG ATTTTGTTCTTCCGAGTATGGCCAATCGAACGGAAACACTTCCACTCTCGCAAAAGGGTCGATTTTCAATTCCTTAAGCAGCAATGGGCATGATCGAACTGGTGTTGGTAACTCAAAAAAGTGTACCCATGATCCTCGACTTAACACGCATTCTGCGAGTGCTACTCATACCCTAAATGAAGACTACATTGATGATGATGGTGCACGTTTTACGGCAGATATCGATGAACAGGATATCATTACGCGAAATAGTGGCTGGAGCCCATTCCATTACAA GTTGACCATAGAACCAAATTTCGAGCGTTCGGTAAATAATGGAACCGTAATCATAACTATTCATCGAGACTTGTCGGAGGATAAAAAACTGTTGCCAATTGTGCTagatataaataaaattgaGATTTTAGCTTCGCAAG TGTTGGATCACAACAATCAAGATATTGCATACGATGCATTCTACGGTAAAAACAATCTTTCCTATAACATCGATATAAAGGAACGAAgccgaaatttacaaaatgtgactgtaatatttgattttgaaagCAAGCTTAGTGACACGTTGCAAGGTTTTTACAAGGGATATTTTGTAGACGAGGAAACTGGAAAAAAGAGTTGGTTTGCCAGTACCCAATTTTCTCCAATCGATGCTCGTCGTGCTTTTCCCTGCTTCGATAGTCCGGATATGAAAGCAACATTCGAAATATCACTGGTGCATTCGGCAGAACAGAAAATGTTTCTCTCGAATACGGATCATATCCGTACTACAATATCCAGACCAGGTTATTTGAAGGAAGATTTCGAAGTAACTCCAAGAATGAGCACTTATCTTGTTGCATTCATAGTTTCTGATTTGAAGTTAGTTCAGCGTTCGCAAGGATTCACTCCTCAGATCAACATTTGGAGTCGTCCGGAGGTTGGTAGAATGACCAGCTATGTTCACAGGCTAGTTGTAAAAATTTTACCTTATTTGGAGAGATACTTTGATATGAAGTTTAACATGAAAAAGATTGATATGGTAGCTGTTCCTGATTTCGGCTTCAGTGCGATGGAGAATTGGGGTTTAATTACTTTCCG AGAATCTGCGTTCTTAGTACCCGAAGATAATAACAGAAGTTCCTCTGCTCGTCATAAAGAAAGGGTAGCTTCCGTGGTAGCACATGAGTTGGCCCATCAATGGTTCGGAAACCTGGTGACTCCTAGTTGGTGGAATGATCTTTGGCTGAAAGAAGGGTTTGCGACATACATGAGCTACGAGTGTTTAAACTTT GCTGAGAAAAAATGGCACATTTTCGAATCATTTGTCCAAAACGAACTACAGAAAGCTTTTCAGAAGGATTCTGATCGTAGCTCCCACCCAATTTCATTTCCTGTCAATCATGGGTCGGACATACGACGAATTTTCGATCCAATAACATACTCTAAAGGAGCTTCGATAATTAGAATGATGAGCAGCTTTTTAGGGAAAGAAACATTCAAAGCAGGCATTATGCAATACCTAAAGCAATACCAATATGGAAATGCCGATCAGGAAGATTTATGGGAAATTTTGACTACATATGGGCATACACATAAAACTCTTCCCAATACGTTGGATGTGAAACAAATCATGGACACTTGGACATTGCAACCGGGTTATCCAGTAATAACAGCTGAAAGGATAGGCGAAAGATTTTTGAGAATTTCACAGCAACGTTTTATGCTTCCAACGAGGGATGAGACAGATGAAACCAGGTGGTACGTTCCAATTACTATAGTTACCGAATCTTCGCTCAAAAACACGATTCCATCATTTTGGCTGAGTTACGATAATGCATCGATTGAAGTGGAAATAGATACAGATCCTGCTGATTATTTCTACCTGAATTTCGATCGAACCGGTTACTATCGGGTTAATTATGATTATGCATCATGGAAGAGATTGACCCACAATTTCCCTCATCTACCGCCATTAACTAGATCACAGTTGGTCGATGACGCATTTAATCTGGCGCGGGCCGAATTCATCCAGTACGATATACCGTTAACATTGATAATAATATTGTCCCGATATCCCTTTGATATTCCTGCCTGGTCTTCCCTGAGTAAAGGATTGGTCTTTCTAGACGATATGATGGCGCGTGAGGTGGCTTACGAAAGCTTTTTAGCAGTTATGAGATCAGTGCTTAGGAAATCGTTTGAAGAGCTAGGATTTGAAGATAATCCGCAGGACGATCATTTGCAAGTGATGCACCGGGAACGGATTGTTGGGTTGTCTTGTAAATTTGGAATTGATAAATGTTCGGTTCGTGCACAGACACTTTTCCGGCGCTGGATGACCGACTACAGTGACAATCAAATTCCACCGAATCTCAAACAAGTGATCTATTGCACTTCCTTGCGAGATGGAGGAGTTCCAGAGTGGAATTTTGCATACAAACGATACAAGGAGACAGATTCTGCATCTGAGAAAGAACTGATACTTAATGCACTTGGATGTACAGTGAAACCGTGGTTACTGTCAAA GTATTTGAATATGACTCTGGATTCTTCTTCCGGAATACTGAAACAGGATGGTGCAAGGGCTTTCCAGGCAGTCGCTAAAAATTACGCAGGAAACGACATTGCTTTCAATTTTCTCTATGAGAATATTGAGCAAATCGCGAAATA TTTTGGAGATGGATTTTCAACGTTAACTAAAATGATAGATTCTGTTTCATACCTGATGAACCAAAAACACCACAAAGAACAATTCGATCGATTCGCCCGTAAAACGCGAAAACTTGGACTGAAAACGATAGAAAAAAGTATACACCTAGCGGAAGAgcaaattttaaataatatcTACTGGCGATCGCGGTCGTACTATAAACTGCAAGAGTTTTTGAATCAGTTAATTCAAGATTTACATATGAATATGTACTAG
- the LOC131686082 gene encoding aminopeptidase N isoform X1, giving the protein MCNKKMKQHHEMDTSGYINEDDELEPVMEEEGGQLKSKNGQKYIINRSPRGKYIPTWCWYFTIFLLTVLTLLSTILLVLLINQQRFCSSEYGQSNGNTSTLAKGSIFNSLSSNGHDRTGVGNSKKCTHDPRLNTHSASATHTLNEDYIDDDGARFTADIDEQDIITRNSGWSPFHYKLTIEPNFERSVNNGTVIITIHRDLSEDKKLLPIVLDINKIEILASQVLDHNNQDIAYDAFYGKNNLSYNIDIKERSRNLQNVTVIFDFESKLSDTLQGFYKGYFVDEETGKKSWFASTQFSPIDARRAFPCFDSPDMKATFEISLVHSAEQKMFLSNTDHIRTTISRPGYLKEDFEVTPRMSTYLVAFIVSDLKLVQRSQGFTPQINIWSRPEVGRMTSYVHRLVVKILPYLERYFDMKFNMKKIDMVAVPDFGFSAMENWGLITFRESAFLVPEDNNRSSSARHKERVASVVAHELAHQWFGNLVTPSWWNDLWLKEGFATYMSYECLNFAEKKWHIFESFVQNELQKAFQKDSDRSSHPISFPVNHGSDIRRIFDPITYSKGASIIRMMSSFLGKETFKAGIMQYLKQYQYGNADQEDLWEILTTYGHTHKTLPNTLDVKQIMDTWTLQPGYPVITAERIGERFLRISQQRFMLPTRDETDETRWYVPITIVTESSLKNTIPSFWLSYDNASIEVEIDTDPADYFYLNFDRTGYYRVNYDYASWKRLTHNFPHLPPLTRSQLVDDAFNLARAEFIQYDIPLTLIIILSRYPFDIPAWSSLSKGLVFLDDMMAREVAYESFLAVMRSVLRKSFEELGFEDNPQDDHLQVMHRERIVGLSCKFGIDKCSVRAQTLFRRWMTDYSDNQIPPNLKQVIYCTSLRDGGVPEWNFAYKRYKETDSASEKELILNALGCTVKPWLLSKYLNMTLDSSSGILKQDGARAFQAVAKNYAGNDIAFNFLYENIEQIAKYFGDGFSTLTKMIDSVSYLMNQKHHKEQFDRFARKTRKLGLKTIEKSIHLAEEQILNNIYWRSRSYYKLQEFLNQLIQDLHMNMY; this is encoded by the exons tgtgtaacaaaaaaatgaagcaACACCACGAGATGGATACTTCTGGATACATAAATGAAG ATGATGAATTGGAGCCGGTTATGGAAGAAGAAG GaggtcaactgaaatccaaaaatGGGCAAAAATACATCATCAACCGATCCCCGCGTGGCAAGTATATCCCGACCTGGTGCTGGTACTTCACTATATTTTTACTCACAGTGCTGACGTTACTGTCGACAATTTTATTAGTGCTATTGATTAATCAACAACG ATTTTGTTCTTCCGAGTATGGCCAATCGAACGGAAACACTTCCACTCTCGCAAAAGGGTCGATTTTCAATTCCTTAAGCAGCAATGGGCATGATCGAACTGGTGTTGGTAACTCAAAAAAGTGTACCCATGATCCTCGACTTAACACGCATTCTGCGAGTGCTACTCATACCCTAAATGAAGACTACATTGATGATGATGGTGCACGTTTTACGGCAGATATCGATGAACAGGATATCATTACGCGAAATAGTGGCTGGAGCCCATTCCATTACAA GTTGACCATAGAACCAAATTTCGAGCGTTCGGTAAATAATGGAACCGTAATCATAACTATTCATCGAGACTTGTCGGAGGATAAAAAACTGTTGCCAATTGTGCTagatataaataaaattgaGATTTTAGCTTCGCAAG TGTTGGATCACAACAATCAAGATATTGCATACGATGCATTCTACGGTAAAAACAATCTTTCCTATAACATCGATATAAAGGAACGAAgccgaaatttacaaaatgtgactgtaatatttgattttgaaagCAAGCTTAGTGACACGTTGCAAGGTTTTTACAAGGGATATTTTGTAGACGAGGAAACTGGAAAAAAGAGTTGGTTTGCCAGTACCCAATTTTCTCCAATCGATGCTCGTCGTGCTTTTCCCTGCTTCGATAGTCCGGATATGAAAGCAACATTCGAAATATCACTGGTGCATTCGGCAGAACAGAAAATGTTTCTCTCGAATACGGATCATATCCGTACTACAATATCCAGACCAGGTTATTTGAAGGAAGATTTCGAAGTAACTCCAAGAATGAGCACTTATCTTGTTGCATTCATAGTTTCTGATTTGAAGTTAGTTCAGCGTTCGCAAGGATTCACTCCTCAGATCAACATTTGGAGTCGTCCGGAGGTTGGTAGAATGACCAGCTATGTTCACAGGCTAGTTGTAAAAATTTTACCTTATTTGGAGAGATACTTTGATATGAAGTTTAACATGAAAAAGATTGATATGGTAGCTGTTCCTGATTTCGGCTTCAGTGCGATGGAGAATTGGGGTTTAATTACTTTCCG AGAATCTGCGTTCTTAGTACCCGAAGATAATAACAGAAGTTCCTCTGCTCGTCATAAAGAAAGGGTAGCTTCCGTGGTAGCACATGAGTTGGCCCATCAATGGTTCGGAAACCTGGTGACTCCTAGTTGGTGGAATGATCTTTGGCTGAAAGAAGGGTTTGCGACATACATGAGCTACGAGTGTTTAAACTTT GCTGAGAAAAAATGGCACATTTTCGAATCATTTGTCCAAAACGAACTACAGAAAGCTTTTCAGAAGGATTCTGATCGTAGCTCCCACCCAATTTCATTTCCTGTCAATCATGGGTCGGACATACGACGAATTTTCGATCCAATAACATACTCTAAAGGAGCTTCGATAATTAGAATGATGAGCAGCTTTTTAGGGAAAGAAACATTCAAAGCAGGCATTATGCAATACCTAAAGCAATACCAATATGGAAATGCCGATCAGGAAGATTTATGGGAAATTTTGACTACATATGGGCATACACATAAAACTCTTCCCAATACGTTGGATGTGAAACAAATCATGGACACTTGGACATTGCAACCGGGTTATCCAGTAATAACAGCTGAAAGGATAGGCGAAAGATTTTTGAGAATTTCACAGCAACGTTTTATGCTTCCAACGAGGGATGAGACAGATGAAACCAGGTGGTACGTTCCAATTACTATAGTTACCGAATCTTCGCTCAAAAACACGATTCCATCATTTTGGCTGAGTTACGATAATGCATCGATTGAAGTGGAAATAGATACAGATCCTGCTGATTATTTCTACCTGAATTTCGATCGAACCGGTTACTATCGGGTTAATTATGATTATGCATCATGGAAGAGATTGACCCACAATTTCCCTCATCTACCGCCATTAACTAGATCACAGTTGGTCGATGACGCATTTAATCTGGCGCGGGCCGAATTCATCCAGTACGATATACCGTTAACATTGATAATAATATTGTCCCGATATCCCTTTGATATTCCTGCCTGGTCTTCCCTGAGTAAAGGATTGGTCTTTCTAGACGATATGATGGCGCGTGAGGTGGCTTACGAAAGCTTTTTAGCAGTTATGAGATCAGTGCTTAGGAAATCGTTTGAAGAGCTAGGATTTGAAGATAATCCGCAGGACGATCATTTGCAAGTGATGCACCGGGAACGGATTGTTGGGTTGTCTTGTAAATTTGGAATTGATAAATGTTCGGTTCGTGCACAGACACTTTTCCGGCGCTGGATGACCGACTACAGTGACAATCAAATTCCACCGAATCTCAAACAAGTGATCTATTGCACTTCCTTGCGAGATGGAGGAGTTCCAGAGTGGAATTTTGCATACAAACGATACAAGGAGACAGATTCTGCATCTGAGAAAGAACTGATACTTAATGCACTTGGATGTACAGTGAAACCGTGGTTACTGTCAAA GTATTTGAATATGACTCTGGATTCTTCTTCCGGAATACTGAAACAGGATGGTGCAAGGGCTTTCCAGGCAGTCGCTAAAAATTACGCAGGAAACGACATTGCTTTCAATTTTCTCTATGAGAATATTGAGCAAATCGCGAAATA TTTTGGAGATGGATTTTCAACGTTAACTAAAATGATAGATTCTGTTTCATACCTGATGAACCAAAAACACCACAAAGAACAATTCGATCGATTCGCCCGTAAAACGCGAAAACTTGGACTGAAAACGATAGAAAAAAGTATACACCTAGCGGAAGAgcaaattttaaataatatcTACTGGCGATCGCGGTCGTACTATAAACTGCAAGAGTTTTTGAATCAGTTAATTCAAGATTTACATATGAATATGTACTAG
- the LOC131686082 gene encoding aminopeptidase N isoform X4, giving the protein MKQHHEMDTSGYINEGGQLKSKNGQKYIINRSPRGKYIPTWCWYFTIFLLTVLTLLSTILLVLLINQQRFCSSEYGQSNGNTSTLAKGSIFNSLSSNGHDRTGVGNSKKCTHDPRLNTHSASATHTLNEDYIDDDGARFTADIDEQDIITRNSGWSPFHYKLTIEPNFERSVNNGTVIITIHRDLSEDKKLLPIVLDINKIEILASQVLDHNNQDIAYDAFYGKNNLSYNIDIKERSRNLQNVTVIFDFESKLSDTLQGFYKGYFVDEETGKKSWFASTQFSPIDARRAFPCFDSPDMKATFEISLVHSAEQKMFLSNTDHIRTTISRPGYLKEDFEVTPRMSTYLVAFIVSDLKLVQRSQGFTPQINIWSRPEVGRMTSYVHRLVVKILPYLERYFDMKFNMKKIDMVAVPDFGFSAMENWGLITFRESAFLVPEDNNRSSSARHKERVASVVAHELAHQWFGNLVTPSWWNDLWLKEGFATYMSYECLNFAEKKWHIFESFVQNELQKAFQKDSDRSSHPISFPVNHGSDIRRIFDPITYSKGASIIRMMSSFLGKETFKAGIMQYLKQYQYGNADQEDLWEILTTYGHTHKTLPNTLDVKQIMDTWTLQPGYPVITAERIGERFLRISQQRFMLPTRDETDETRWYVPITIVTESSLKNTIPSFWLSYDNASIEVEIDTDPADYFYLNFDRTGYYRVNYDYASWKRLTHNFPHLPPLTRSQLVDDAFNLARAEFIQYDIPLTLIIILSRYPFDIPAWSSLSKGLVFLDDMMAREVAYESFLAVMRSVLRKSFEELGFEDNPQDDHLQVMHRERIVGLSCKFGIDKCSVRAQTLFRRWMTDYSDNQIPPNLKQVIYCTSLRDGGVPEWNFAYKRYKETDSASEKELILNALGCTVKPWLLSKYLNMTLDSSSGILKQDGARAFQAVAKNYAGNDIAFNFLYENIEQIAKYFGDGFSTLTKMIDSVSYLMNQKHHKEQFDRFARKTRKLGLKTIEKSIHLAEEQILNNIYWRSRSYYKLQEFLNQLIQDLHMNMY; this is encoded by the exons atgaagcaACACCACGAGATGGATACTTCTGGATACATAAATGAAG GaggtcaactgaaatccaaaaatGGGCAAAAATACATCATCAACCGATCCCCGCGTGGCAAGTATATCCCGACCTGGTGCTGGTACTTCACTATATTTTTACTCACAGTGCTGACGTTACTGTCGACAATTTTATTAGTGCTATTGATTAATCAACAACG ATTTTGTTCTTCCGAGTATGGCCAATCGAACGGAAACACTTCCACTCTCGCAAAAGGGTCGATTTTCAATTCCTTAAGCAGCAATGGGCATGATCGAACTGGTGTTGGTAACTCAAAAAAGTGTACCCATGATCCTCGACTTAACACGCATTCTGCGAGTGCTACTCATACCCTAAATGAAGACTACATTGATGATGATGGTGCACGTTTTACGGCAGATATCGATGAACAGGATATCATTACGCGAAATAGTGGCTGGAGCCCATTCCATTACAA GTTGACCATAGAACCAAATTTCGAGCGTTCGGTAAATAATGGAACCGTAATCATAACTATTCATCGAGACTTGTCGGAGGATAAAAAACTGTTGCCAATTGTGCTagatataaataaaattgaGATTTTAGCTTCGCAAG TGTTGGATCACAACAATCAAGATATTGCATACGATGCATTCTACGGTAAAAACAATCTTTCCTATAACATCGATATAAAGGAACGAAgccgaaatttacaaaatgtgactgtaatatttgattttgaaagCAAGCTTAGTGACACGTTGCAAGGTTTTTACAAGGGATATTTTGTAGACGAGGAAACTGGAAAAAAGAGTTGGTTTGCCAGTACCCAATTTTCTCCAATCGATGCTCGTCGTGCTTTTCCCTGCTTCGATAGTCCGGATATGAAAGCAACATTCGAAATATCACTGGTGCATTCGGCAGAACAGAAAATGTTTCTCTCGAATACGGATCATATCCGTACTACAATATCCAGACCAGGTTATTTGAAGGAAGATTTCGAAGTAACTCCAAGAATGAGCACTTATCTTGTTGCATTCATAGTTTCTGATTTGAAGTTAGTTCAGCGTTCGCAAGGATTCACTCCTCAGATCAACATTTGGAGTCGTCCGGAGGTTGGTAGAATGACCAGCTATGTTCACAGGCTAGTTGTAAAAATTTTACCTTATTTGGAGAGATACTTTGATATGAAGTTTAACATGAAAAAGATTGATATGGTAGCTGTTCCTGATTTCGGCTTCAGTGCGATGGAGAATTGGGGTTTAATTACTTTCCG AGAATCTGCGTTCTTAGTACCCGAAGATAATAACAGAAGTTCCTCTGCTCGTCATAAAGAAAGGGTAGCTTCCGTGGTAGCACATGAGTTGGCCCATCAATGGTTCGGAAACCTGGTGACTCCTAGTTGGTGGAATGATCTTTGGCTGAAAGAAGGGTTTGCGACATACATGAGCTACGAGTGTTTAAACTTT GCTGAGAAAAAATGGCACATTTTCGAATCATTTGTCCAAAACGAACTACAGAAAGCTTTTCAGAAGGATTCTGATCGTAGCTCCCACCCAATTTCATTTCCTGTCAATCATGGGTCGGACATACGACGAATTTTCGATCCAATAACATACTCTAAAGGAGCTTCGATAATTAGAATGATGAGCAGCTTTTTAGGGAAAGAAACATTCAAAGCAGGCATTATGCAATACCTAAAGCAATACCAATATGGAAATGCCGATCAGGAAGATTTATGGGAAATTTTGACTACATATGGGCATACACATAAAACTCTTCCCAATACGTTGGATGTGAAACAAATCATGGACACTTGGACATTGCAACCGGGTTATCCAGTAATAACAGCTGAAAGGATAGGCGAAAGATTTTTGAGAATTTCACAGCAACGTTTTATGCTTCCAACGAGGGATGAGACAGATGAAACCAGGTGGTACGTTCCAATTACTATAGTTACCGAATCTTCGCTCAAAAACACGATTCCATCATTTTGGCTGAGTTACGATAATGCATCGATTGAAGTGGAAATAGATACAGATCCTGCTGATTATTTCTACCTGAATTTCGATCGAACCGGTTACTATCGGGTTAATTATGATTATGCATCATGGAAGAGATTGACCCACAATTTCCCTCATCTACCGCCATTAACTAGATCACAGTTGGTCGATGACGCATTTAATCTGGCGCGGGCCGAATTCATCCAGTACGATATACCGTTAACATTGATAATAATATTGTCCCGATATCCCTTTGATATTCCTGCCTGGTCTTCCCTGAGTAAAGGATTGGTCTTTCTAGACGATATGATGGCGCGTGAGGTGGCTTACGAAAGCTTTTTAGCAGTTATGAGATCAGTGCTTAGGAAATCGTTTGAAGAGCTAGGATTTGAAGATAATCCGCAGGACGATCATTTGCAAGTGATGCACCGGGAACGGATTGTTGGGTTGTCTTGTAAATTTGGAATTGATAAATGTTCGGTTCGTGCACAGACACTTTTCCGGCGCTGGATGACCGACTACAGTGACAATCAAATTCCACCGAATCTCAAACAAGTGATCTATTGCACTTCCTTGCGAGATGGAGGAGTTCCAGAGTGGAATTTTGCATACAAACGATACAAGGAGACAGATTCTGCATCTGAGAAAGAACTGATACTTAATGCACTTGGATGTACAGTGAAACCGTGGTTACTGTCAAA GTATTTGAATATGACTCTGGATTCTTCTTCCGGAATACTGAAACAGGATGGTGCAAGGGCTTTCCAGGCAGTCGCTAAAAATTACGCAGGAAACGACATTGCTTTCAATTTTCTCTATGAGAATATTGAGCAAATCGCGAAATA TTTTGGAGATGGATTTTCAACGTTAACTAAAATGATAGATTCTGTTTCATACCTGATGAACCAAAAACACCACAAAGAACAATTCGATCGATTCGCCCGTAAAACGCGAAAACTTGGACTGAAAACGATAGAAAAAAGTATACACCTAGCGGAAGAgcaaattttaaataatatcTACTGGCGATCGCGGTCGTACTATAAACTGCAAGAGTTTTTGAATCAGTTAATTCAAGATTTACATATGAATATGTACTAG